Proteins from one Bacillus alveayuensis genomic window:
- a CDS encoding spore maturation protein CgeB (product_source=COG4641; cog=COG4641; pfam=PF13524; superfamily=53756) has product MSNKLKILIFIKQFWKELAKHRGKYDFVKSIEEFADVIYWTKDGDAVQILKYLETRHHFKPDFLFMYDHVYQAFAPNIYGLDQLKIPKGYYVMDVYFPASKKLREDFMKQNHIDLVFSVTKQAFLKQFPQYKEKFRWLPFSINVDIYKDYQQPKTMNYLLMGLVHYPKAGTYPFREAVLKQMKNEKGFVYYQHPGHLVKYEDDAYVNEKYAKEINRAKIFFTCGSIYQYPVLKFFEAPACHTLLLAEANDDIYELGFKDRVHFVACDEKNVYEKAKYYLQHNLERERITKSGYEFIHAHHTNRKRAMQFIDYINRFLDMRSER; this is encoded by the coding sequence ATGTCTAATAAGCTGAAAATCTTAATATTTATTAAGCAGTTTTGGAAGGAATTAGCCAAGCATAGAGGGAAATATGACTTTGTAAAATCCATTGAAGAGTTTGCGGATGTGATCTATTGGACGAAAGATGGAGATGCCGTGCAAATCTTAAAATATTTAGAAACGAGACATCATTTTAAACCTGATTTTTTGTTCATGTACGATCATGTTTATCAAGCTTTTGCTCCAAATATATATGGACTGGATCAACTCAAAATTCCAAAAGGATATTATGTGATGGATGTTTACTTTCCGGCAAGTAAGAAGCTTCGTGAAGATTTTATGAAACAAAATCATATAGATTTAGTATTTTCCGTTACGAAACAAGCCTTTCTTAAACAATTTCCACAATATAAAGAAAAATTTAGATGGCTGCCGTTTTCAATTAACGTAGATATTTATAAAGATTATCAGCAGCCAAAAACAATGAACTATTTATTAATGGGATTAGTCCATTATCCGAAAGCAGGAACTTATCCATTTCGTGAAGCTGTTTTAAAACAAATGAAAAACGAAAAAGGTTTTGTCTATTATCAACATCCTGGCCATTTAGTGAAATATGAAGATGATGCTTATGTGAATGAGAAATATGCAAAGGAAATAAATCGAGCGAAAATATTTTTTACTTGCGGCAGTATATATCAATATCCTGTGTTAAAGTTTTTTGAGGCTCCAGCCTGTCATACACTGCTTTTGGCAGAAGCAAACGACGATATATACGAACTCGGCTTTAAGGATCGCGTCCATTTTGTTGCATGCGATGAAAAAAATGTTTATGAAAAAGCAAAATATTATTTACAACATAATTTAGAAAGAGAACGAATAACAAAGAGCGGATATGAGTTTATCCATGCTCATCATACAAATAGAAAAAGAGCGATGCAGTTCATTGATTATATCAATCGCTTTTTAGATATGAGAAGTGAGAGGTGA